In Vigna radiata var. radiata cultivar VC1973A unplaced genomic scaffold, Vradiata_ver6 scaffold_147, whole genome shotgun sequence, one DNA window encodes the following:
- the LOC106778664 gene encoding histone chaperone ASF1-like: MCWMXRPCEGCKACPLLDAAVAYFIWNEALHAAPFLKSLESELERREWENVASYPTPANIAIVKEFYAKAREIGNSKREAYTSYVRGKIIHYDLVTINRFLNTEWAGEQCQYALTLEEGANYEAPIQRELCMCLEDAFRGTGMRHPFILGDEGHVYVPEGGEDVGIGQKAEDQAQASGSGAVEAAAMDDDDEDDDDEDSDDEKDEEEEDDKEEDEDSDDSQG, translated from the exons ATGTGTTGGATGTGNAGGCCGTGTGAAGGCTGCAAAGCCTGCCCTTTGCTAGATGCTGCTGTTGCTTATTTTATTTGGAATGAAGCTCTTCACGCTGCACCATTTCTTAAGAGCTTAGAGTC GGAATTGGAAAGGAGAGAATGGGAGaatgtagcttcttatccaacACCAGCAAACATAGCGATTGTCAAAGAATTCTATGCTAAGGCAAGGGAAATTGGTAACAGTAAGAGAGAAGCCTACACTAGTTATGTGAGAGGGAAGATCATTCACTATGATCTGGTCACTATAAACAGGTTTCTTAACACTGAGTGGGCTGGTGAACAGTGTCAGTATGCACTGACTTTGGAGGAAGGAGCTAACTATGAGGCACCCATTCAGAGAGAACTTTGTATGTGCCTGGAGGACGCTTTCAGAGGAACAGGAATGAGGCACCCATTCATATTAGGAG atgagggacatgtatatgtccctgAGGGAGGCGAGGATGTAGGCATTGGACAGAAGGCAG AGGATCAGGCACAAGCTAGTGGATCTGGAGCAGTTGAAGCTGCAGccatggatgatgatgatgaagatgatgatgatgaagatagTGATGACGAAAAagatgaggaagaggaagacgaCAAAGAGGAGGATGAGGATTCAGATGACAGTCAAGGATAA